A genomic window from Phoenix dactylifera cultivar Barhee BC4 unplaced genomic scaffold, palm_55x_up_171113_PBpolish2nd_filt_p 000481F, whole genome shotgun sequence includes:
- the LOC103696674 gene encoding uncharacterized protein LOC103696674, with protein sequence MAADVSFSARMQSGYKEEGEGKRDLVTRDLLGGGAVLRSPAEVDLDVQVPAGWERRLDLLSGKTYLEKRESNPSPRNLQDLNLPPPPSSSATAGVLPEDSTALDLKLVAPAPSFSAYQSVCTLEKVRYALERESRIRLPLRPRSDASPSPSSSTSSSIKRRAAADQDEDGATDGSDSSGGLIAAGCPGCLLYVLIAKVDPRCPRCDSHVPVPTLKKKPKIDLNSSQTDLY encoded by the exons ATGGCGGCGGATGTGAGCTTTTCAGCGCGGATGCAGAGCGGGTACAAAGAAGAAGGGGAGGGGAAGAGGGATTTGGTCACCAGGGACCTCCTCGGCGGCGGGGCGGTGCTCAGATCCCCGGCGGAGGTAGATCTCGACGTCCAGGTCCCCGCCGGCTGGGAGCGGCGCCTCGATCTATTG TCCGGTAAAACGTACCTCGAGAAGCGCGAATCCAATCCGTCGCCCCGCAATCTCCAGGACCTCAACCTCCCGCCACCGCCCTCCTCCTCGGCCACCGCCGGCGTCCTCCCGGAGGACTCCACCGCCCTCGACCTCAAGCTGGTGGCGCCGGCTCCCTCCTTCTCCGCCTACCAGAGCGTGTGCACCCTTGAGAAGGTGAGGTACGCGCTGGAGCGCGAGTCCCGCATCAGGCTCCCCCTCCGCCCCCGATCCGACGCCTCCCCTtcgccctcctcctccacctcctcctcgaTCAAACGGCGCGCGGCGGCAGATCAGGACGAGGACGGCGCCACGGACGGCTCTGATTCGTCCGGTGGGTTGATCGCCGCCGGTTGCCCGGGGTGCCTCCTCTATGTACTCATTGCCAAGGTGGACCCCAGGTGCCCCCGTTGTGACTCGCACGTGCCGGTCCCTACTCTCAAGAAGAAGCCCAAGATCGACCTCAACTCATCACAGACTGACTTGTATTAG